A section of the Malus sylvestris chromosome 17, drMalSylv7.2, whole genome shotgun sequence genome encodes:
- the LOC126610311 gene encoding transcription factor TCP13-like: MIKSPITEADLQEAGAGSSSRDDEANKVSSNPNLSRPSTPWLRLKDPRIVRVSRAFGGKDRHSKVCTIRGLRDRRVRLSVPTAIQLYDLQERLGLNQPSKVVDWLLDAAKHEIDELPPLPMPSPGSFGLNHPSLGLTSSHGDQTNAHAQLSHNHSGEGPSSGIDRSNFWPTDSDALWRAKSKEIVRATRNEDEGNQKDNLGISDDQEQAGNNVDGNSSNTFLRSNTNPPFFPGLLNSSTNMPYAYHNWDHSHQTSNFPLSQLGSHGFQSQTTDLHNFLNVLSLPSTLSLSTTQSYFPSHNTAATGELDPRQFNHLQMLNSSSSTSTSQNLLPNFLSTPALYPSSQTLRAPHLSMVTKLVHSSDNNGSGHHPNKNQEPPSR, translated from the coding sequence ATGATTAAGAGTCCCATTACTGAAGCAGATTTGCAAGAAGCAGGAGCTGGCAGTTCAAGTCGTGATGACGAAGCCAATAAAGTTTcatcaaaccctaatttatctCGTCCATCAACTCCATGGCTAAGGTTGAAGGACCCAAGGATTGTGCGTGTGTCCCGAGCTTTTGGAGGGAAGGACAGGCATAGCAAGGTTTGCACCATAAGAGGACTTCGAGATCGGCGGGTGAGGCTATCGGTACCTACTGCAATCCAATTGTATGATCTTCAAGAAAGGCTTGGTCTTAACCAGCCTAGCAAGGTTGTCGATTGGTTGCTTGATGCCGCAAAGCATGAAATCGATGAACTTCCTCCGCTGCCAATGCCATCACCTGGGAGTTTTGGTCTAAATCATCCATCATTAGGGCTCACTTCATCTCATGGTGACCAAACCAATGCTCATGCTCAGTTATCTCATAATCATAGTGGAGAAGGCCCTAGCAGTGGAATAGATAGATCAAATTTTTGGCCTACTGATTCGGATGCTCTTTGGCGAGCAAAGTCGAAAGAAATTGTAAGAGCCACAAGAAATGAGGACGAGGGAAATCAGAAAGATAATCTTGGAATATCAGATGATCAAGAACAAGCAGGCAATAATGTTGATGGTAATTCATCAAACACGTTCTTGAGAAGTAATACCAACCCTCCATTCTTTCCAGGTCTTCTGAATAGTTCTACGAATATGCCTTATGCTTATCATAATTGGGATCATTCTCATCAGACTTCAAATTTTCCACTATCTCAATTAGGAAGCCATGGATTCCAATCCCAAACTACAGATCTCCACAATTTCCTTAATGTTCTCTCGTTGCCATCCACATTGTCTTTATCAACGACACAATCTTATTTTCCTTCGCATAACACAGCGGCTACAGGAGAGCTGGATCCAAGACAATTCAACCACTTGCAAATGCTAAACTCTAGTAGTAGTACTAGTACTTCACAAAACCTATTGCCCAATTTTCTTTCTACACCAGCTCTATACCCTAGTAGCCAAACTCTGAGAGCACCCCATTTGAGTATGGTGACTAAGCTTGTGCATTCTTCAGACAACAATGGCAGTGGTCATCACCCAAATAAAAATCAGGAGCCTCCGTCTCGATGA